A window of Bradyrhizobium sp. AZCC 1610 contains these coding sequences:
- a CDS encoding winged helix-turn-helix transcriptional regulator: MKAANSKTPNAYSADCPTRHILDRVGDKWAVLILLLVRDEPMRFNALRRTIEGISQKMLSQVLKSLERDGLIKRRAIATVPVTVEYSITPLGATLAGAVDPLREWAEKNLKEVLNAQRRYDAARNSIAA, translated from the coding sequence GTGAAAGCCGCCAATTCGAAAACCCCGAACGCCTATTCGGCCGATTGCCCGACGCGCCATATTCTCGATCGCGTCGGCGACAAATGGGCGGTGTTAATCCTGCTTCTCGTGCGCGACGAGCCGATGCGTTTCAATGCGTTACGCCGCACCATTGAAGGTATCTCGCAGAAGATGCTCAGCCAGGTTCTCAAATCGCTCGAACGCGACGGACTGATCAAACGCCGTGCGATCGCGACCGTGCCGGTGACGGTGGAGTATTCGATCACGCCGCTCGGCGCGACGCTCGCCGGCGCGGTCGATCCGTTGCGGGAGTGGGCGGAGAAGAACCTGAAGGAGGTGTTGAACGCGCAGCGCCGCTACGACGCGGCGCGCAATTCGATAGCGGCGTAA
- a CDS encoding flagellar assembly protein FliX produces MRIYGPNGTTLGSPASHTRRTSSTGFSLPETTAAPEELRSAASPKAAGNIDALLALQGVEDPTERRKRSVARGRGALDVLDELKIGLLSGNLDASTMNRLRDAAANLKSSSGDPGLDAVLSEIELRVEVELAKAGQF; encoded by the coding sequence ATGCGCATCTACGGACCGAACGGCACCACGCTTGGATCGCCCGCGAGCCACACGCGACGAACCAGTTCGACCGGCTTCTCGCTGCCGGAAACGACGGCTGCGCCCGAAGAGTTGCGCTCGGCCGCATCGCCCAAGGCCGCCGGTAACATCGATGCGCTGCTCGCGCTGCAGGGCGTCGAGGATCCGACCGAGCGCCGCAAGCGTTCGGTAGCGCGGGGCAGGGGCGCGCTCGACGTGCTCGACGAGCTCAAGATCGGACTGCTCTCCGGCAATCTCGATGCTTCCACGATGAACCGGCTGCGCGATGCCGCGGCCAATCTGAAATCCTCCTCCGGCGATCCCGGCCTCGACGCCGTGCTGTCCGAGATTGAGCTGCGGGTTGAAGTCGAGCTGGCAAAGGCCGGACAGTTCTAG
- a CDS encoding flagellar basal body P-ring protein FlgI produces MPGIRSARLIWVTCAALLALALSPSSAGATSRIKDLANIEGVRQNQLIGYGLVVGLNGTGDTLNNIPFTKQSLQAMLERMGVNIRGATIRTGNVAAVMVTGNLPAFGTQGTRMDVTVSALGDAKNLQGGTLLVTPLLGADGNVYAVAQGSLAIAGFAAEGAAASVTRGVPTNGRIPNGAIIEREIEFALNRLPNVRLALRNADFTTAKRIAAAVNDFLGVKTAEPIDPSTVQLAIPAEFKGNVVAFLTEIEQLQVEPDLAAKIVIDERSGIIVMGRDVRVATVAVAQGNLTVSISESPQVSQPNPLSRGRTVVTPRTGVSVSEDGKKFAVVKDGVSLQQLVDGLNGLGIGPRDLISILQAIKAAGAIQADIEVM; encoded by the coding sequence ATGCCCGGCATCCGTTCGGCAAGACTGATTTGGGTGACCTGCGCGGCGCTGCTGGCGCTGGCGTTATCGCCCTCGTCCGCGGGCGCGACGTCGCGGATCAAGGATCTCGCCAACATCGAAGGCGTGCGGCAGAACCAGTTGATCGGCTACGGCCTCGTGGTCGGCCTCAACGGCACCGGCGACACGCTCAACAACATCCCCTTCACCAAGCAATCGCTGCAGGCGATGCTCGAGCGCATGGGCGTCAACATCCGCGGCGCCACCATCCGCACCGGCAACGTCGCCGCCGTCATGGTCACCGGCAACCTGCCGGCGTTCGGCACCCAGGGCACGCGGATGGACGTCACGGTGTCCGCGCTCGGCGACGCCAAGAACCTGCAGGGCGGCACCCTGCTCGTCACCCCCCTGCTCGGCGCCGATGGCAACGTCTATGCGGTCGCGCAAGGCTCGCTCGCCATCGCCGGTTTCGCGGCCGAAGGGGCCGCCGCCAGTGTCACGCGCGGCGTGCCGACCAACGGCCGGATCCCCAACGGCGCCATCATCGAACGCGAGATCGAATTCGCGCTCAATCGCCTGCCCAATGTGCGGCTGGCGCTGCGCAATGCCGACTTCACCACCGCCAAGCGCATTGCGGCCGCGGTCAACGATTTCCTCGGCGTCAAGACCGCCGAGCCGATCGATCCCTCCACGGTGCAGCTCGCGATACCCGCCGAGTTCAAGGGCAATGTCGTCGCCTTCCTGACCGAGATCGAGCAACTGCAGGTCGAGCCGGATCTCGCCGCCAAGATCGTGATCGACGAACGCTCAGGGATCATCGTGATGGGCCGCGACGTTCGCGTGGCTACGGTGGCGGTGGCGCAAGGCAATCTCACCGTCTCGATTTCGGAGAGCCCGCAAGTCAGCCAGCCCAATCCGCTGTCACGCGGCCGGACCGTGGTGACGCCGCGCACCGGCGTCAGCGTTTCCGAAGACGGCAAGAAATTTGCGGTTGTGAAAGACGGCGTGTCGCTGCAGCAACTGGTCGACGGCCTCAATGGTCTGGGCATCGGCCCGCGCGACCTCATCAGCATCCTGCAGGCGATCAAGGCCGCCGGCGCGATCCAGGCCGACATCGAGGTGATGTGA
- the flgJ gene encoding flagellar assembly peptidoglycan hydrolase FlgJ, whose protein sequence is METSPIAGINGYSKAKTSLINGRKDLQLADALTKVSPEAQKKTRAKAQEFEAMFLNSMFSQMTTGVKGDGPFGDTTGTGVWRSMLTDEYSKSFAKSGGIGISNDVFRTLILQQANRAG, encoded by the coding sequence ATGGAAACAAGCCCGATCGCCGGCATCAACGGGTACTCGAAGGCCAAAACTTCGCTGATCAACGGCCGCAAGGATCTGCAGCTCGCCGACGCGTTGACCAAGGTTTCGCCTGAGGCGCAGAAAAAGACGCGCGCCAAGGCCCAGGAGTTCGAGGCGATGTTCCTCAACTCGATGTTTTCGCAGATGACCACCGGCGTCAAAGGCGACGGTCCGTTCGGCGACACCACCGGCACCGGCGTCTGGCGCTCGATGCTGACGGATGAGTATTCGAAATCCTTTGCCAAGTCCGGCGGCATCGGCATTTCCAACGATGTCTTCCGCACCTTGATCCTGCAGCAAGCCAACCGCGCCGGCTGA
- the flaF gene encoding flagellar biosynthesis regulator FlaF — translation MSNAAQAYARTSQTTTSPREIEAQALLKAARQLQEVQSNWNGPDTAMHNALLFNRRLWSIFMSAVEGNENPQPIEVRQNIANIGVFVMKQTVDMQLNPDPAKLKSLIDINCNLAAGLAGRG, via the coding sequence ATGTCTAATGCAGCCCAGGCCTACGCGCGTACATCTCAAACGACGACGTCCCCCCGTGAAATCGAAGCGCAGGCACTGCTGAAGGCCGCACGGCAACTGCAGGAAGTCCAGTCCAACTGGAACGGTCCCGACACAGCGATGCACAATGCGTTGCTTTTCAATCGCCGGCTCTGGTCGATCTTCATGAGCGCGGTCGAGGGAAACGAGAATCCTCAACCGATCGAAGTGCGGCAGAACATCGCGAACATCGGCGTTTTCGTGATGAAGCAGACCGTCGACATGCAATTGAATCCGGATCCGGCCAAGCTGAAATCGCTGATCGACATCAATTGCAATCTTGCCGCCGGCCTTGCTGGTCGCGGCTAA
- a CDS encoding DUF1522 domain-containing protein: protein MSGIVLSASVRQNLLSLQSTADLLATTQNRLATGKKVNTALDNPTNFFTAQSLDSRAGDINNLLDGIGNGVQVLQAANTGITSLQKLVDTAKSIANQALQSAVGYSTKSNVSATIAGATATDLRGTTTYTSAIASSNVLYSGNAGGTTAAVSGSTLGGAVGTLTGSAAINGATVKASLLNGTAAPQDANAQVNAGDIITVNGKTITFAAGDAPGVNGSTNTAPAGFTHLNASANSTGNVYSDADGNSIVYLGGASGTPTKASVGDVMAAIDIASGVQSNVAGVLTLNAGQTASTLAGGVLALKSSTGADLSITGKADTLAALKLTGSVGAGNATVGAARTTDTNSLGNLIQDGSTLNVNGKTITFKNAPTPGAAAVAAGSGVSGNVVNDGSGNSTVYLQAATVADVLKAIDLATGVQTATNASGTATVATASGQTNSSINSSGALQISTGTNADLSIVGTGNALSSLGLTGNTGTGTNFTAGRTAAAGSLSGKTLTFTSFNGGTAVNVTFGDGSNGTVKTLDQLNAALLANNLSATIDSTGKLTISASNDYASSTLGSATAGGAIGGTLTTAITFTTPTAPVVDASAQVVRSNLVSQFNGILSQITTTAQDASFNGINLLGGDQLKLTFNETGKSTLNISGVNFNAAGLGLANLVSGTDFIDNSATNKVVANLASASTLLRTQASALGSNLSIVQIRQDFSKNLINVLQTGSSNLTLADTNEEAANSQALSTRQSIAVSALALANQSQQSVLQLLR from the coding sequence ATGTCCGGTATTGTTCTCTCGGCTTCGGTTCGCCAGAACCTCCTCTCGCTGCAGTCGACCGCCGACCTGCTCGCGACCACGCAGAACCGCCTTGCCACCGGCAAGAAGGTCAACACCGCCCTCGATAACCCGACCAACTTCTTCACCGCGCAGTCGCTCGATTCGCGCGCCGGTGACATCAACAATCTGCTCGACGGCATCGGCAACGGCGTGCAGGTGCTGCAGGCCGCCAACACCGGCATCACCTCGCTGCAGAAGCTGGTCGACACCGCGAAGTCGATCGCCAACCAGGCGCTGCAGAGCGCGGTCGGCTACTCCACCAAGTCGAACGTCTCCGCCACGATCGCCGGCGCCACCGCAACCGACCTCCGCGGCACCACGACCTATACCAGCGCCATCGCGTCCTCGAACGTTCTGTATTCCGGAAACGCCGGCGGCACGACTGCTGCGGTTTCAGGCTCGACGCTGGGCGGCGCGGTCGGCACTTTGACCGGCTCCGCTGCCATCAACGGGGCGACGGTGAAGGCCTCGCTGCTGAACGGCACTGCAGCACCGCAAGATGCCAACGCTCAGGTCAATGCGGGCGACATCATCACTGTCAACGGCAAGACGATCACCTTTGCCGCAGGCGACGCCCCCGGCGTAAACGGCTCGACCAACACCGCGCCAGCGGGCTTTACCCACCTGAACGCGAGTGCCAACAGCACTGGCAACGTCTATAGCGATGCGGACGGCAATTCGATCGTCTATCTGGGCGGAGCGTCAGGTACGCCGACGAAGGCATCGGTCGGCGACGTTATGGCCGCGATTGATATTGCCAGCGGTGTACAGAGCAACGTGGCCGGGGTTTTGACTTTGAATGCCGGCCAGACCGCCTCTACCCTCGCCGGCGGCGTCTTGGCCCTCAAGAGCTCGACCGGTGCCGATCTGTCCATCACGGGCAAGGCCGACACCCTCGCTGCGCTGAAGCTTACGGGTTCGGTCGGCGCTGGCAATGCCACGGTCGGCGCTGCCCGCACCACCGATACAAATAGCCTCGGTAACCTGATCCAGGACGGCTCGACGCTGAACGTGAATGGCAAGACCATTACGTTCAAGAACGCCCCGACGCCCGGCGCGGCGGCGGTTGCGGCCGGCTCCGGTGTCAGCGGCAACGTCGTCAACGATGGCAGCGGCAACTCGACGGTCTACTTGCAGGCGGCGACCGTGGCCGACGTGCTGAAGGCCATCGATCTCGCGACCGGCGTTCAGACCGCGACCAACGCTAGCGGTACGGCGACGGTGGCCACCGCTTCGGGCCAGACCAACTCCTCGATCAACTCGAGCGGCGCGCTGCAGATCTCGACCGGCACCAACGCCGATCTGTCGATCGTCGGCACCGGCAACGCGCTCTCCTCGCTCGGCCTCACCGGCAACACCGGAACGGGCACCAACTTCACCGCGGGCCGCACCGCGGCGGCTGGCAGCCTCTCCGGCAAGACCTTGACCTTCACCTCCTTCAACGGCGGCACGGCGGTCAACGTCACCTTCGGCGACGGTTCCAATGGCACGGTCAAGACCCTCGACCAGCTCAACGCCGCGCTGCTGGCCAATAACCTGAGCGCGACGATCGACTCGACCGGCAAGCTGACGATTTCTGCGAGCAACGATTATGCTTCGTCGACCCTCGGTTCGGCGACGGCAGGTGGAGCGATCGGCGGCACGCTGACGACCGCGATCACCTTCACAACTCCGACGGCTCCGGTGGTCGACGCTTCGGCGCAGGTCGTTCGCAGCAACCTGGTGAGCCAGTTCAACGGCATCCTGTCGCAGATCACCACCACCGCGCAGGACGCGTCGTTCAACGGCATCAACCTACTCGGCGGCGATCAGCTCAAGCTGACGTTCAACGAAACCGGCAAGTCGACCTTGAACATCAGCGGCGTCAACTTCAATGCGGCCGGTCTTGGTCTGGCGAACCTCGTCAGCGGCACCGACTTCATCGACAACTCCGCGACCAACAAGGTTGTCGCCAACCTGGCCAGCGCCTCGACGCTGCTGCGCACGCAGGCTTCCGCCCTGGGTTCGAACCTGTCGATCGTGCAGATCCGTCAGGACTTCTCGAAGAACCTGATCAACGTGCTGCAGACCGGCTCGTCGAACCTGACGCTGGCCGACACCAACGAGGAAGCGGCGAACAGCCAGGCGCTGTCGACCCGCCAGTCGATCGCGGTGTCCGCGCTGGCACTGGCCAACCAGAGCCAGCAGAGCGTGCTGCAGCTCCTGCGCTAA
- the flbT gene encoding flagellar biosynthesis repressor FlbT: MALKVELKPHERIIIGACVVTNTDQRARLLIDGDRIPILREKDILTPETSDTPAKLVYLAVQLMYLSPDPMAHHPTYFSLVRDILTAMPSAWPFIEGINNYILNGDLYHALKEAKKLIGHEEQILESARKLQASNEPDRKSA, translated from the coding sequence ATGGCCTTGAAAGTCGAGCTCAAACCGCACGAGCGAATCATCATCGGTGCCTGCGTGGTCACCAACACCGATCAGCGCGCCAGGCTGCTGATCGACGGCGACCGGATTCCGATCCTGCGCGAGAAAGACATCCTCACACCCGAGACCTCCGACACGCCGGCCAAGCTGGTCTATCTTGCCGTGCAGCTCATGTACCTGTCACCGGATCCGATGGCGCACCATCCGACCTATTTCAGCCTCGTACGCGACATCCTGACCGCAATGCCGAGTGCGTGGCCCTTCATCGAAGGGATCAACAACTACATCCTGAACGGCGATCTCTATCACGCGCTGAAGGAAGCGAAGAAGCTGATCGGCCATGAGGAGCAGATTCTCGAAAGCGCCCGAAAGCTCCAGGCGTCCAATGAGCCAGACCGCAAGTCTGCATAA
- a CDS encoding flagellar protein, which translates to MSIDGVSGRTSYIGTSILNIRKQLDDLTQQLASGRVSTTYAGQGANRGFALSLRAQVSSIDAFKDTATNVNTRLNVANLALQGLADIGTSVKSAAGTSTIVLNNNGQTSGQITAQAAFSNAVSLLNSQTGDRYLFSGRTTDTSATVPADVMLDGVGTQAGLKQLINERRQADQGVGNMAHLTVSSPPLTTTVTSLAEDGSSFGLKLGAVSSSLTGATVTQPTGAPPAVTVDLGAVNPNSGDKITFNFNLPDGTTESIALTATTTNPPPTGSFLIGVDTVATTANLQAALTSSIQTLGDTALVAASAIAASDNFFNPSATVTGTAVNNQATVPGPITGATLLSGAAGTDSLAASFAAGDTITINGTPITFVASGATGNQLNITDSVQALLAKIDSITGTGTPSTVTGGVIALHGADGASLTGSSSNTAAFAALGFSATASANPAPLRVNGPPFATATNLIGGTSANTVSWYTGEVGTDPARGTAIARIDQSITVQYGARANEQALRYELQNIAVYSAVTTNAANPNSKAQVNALQQRISANLAPQSGQQSIQDMQAEFAGAQSAIKASTDRQTQLKGMAQTMLDQIEGINQDEVATKILALQTSLQASYQTTSMLYQTTLTKYLPI; encoded by the coding sequence ATGTCGATCGATGGCGTTAGCGGCAGGACATCCTATATCGGGACGTCGATCCTAAATATCCGCAAGCAGCTCGATGATCTGACGCAGCAGCTCGCCAGCGGCCGGGTCTCGACGACCTATGCAGGGCAGGGCGCCAATCGCGGCTTTGCGCTTAGTTTGCGCGCGCAGGTCAGCAGCATCGATGCCTTCAAGGATACCGCGACCAACGTCAATACCAGGCTCAACGTCGCCAACCTTGCGCTGCAGGGATTGGCCGACATCGGCACGTCGGTGAAGAGCGCGGCCGGTACGTCGACCATCGTGCTCAACAACAACGGCCAAACCTCCGGCCAGATCACGGCGCAGGCGGCGTTCTCGAATGCGGTGTCGCTGCTCAACAGCCAGACGGGCGACCGCTATCTGTTTTCCGGACGGACCACCGACACGTCCGCGACGGTGCCGGCCGACGTCATGCTCGACGGCGTGGGAACGCAGGCCGGTTTGAAGCAACTGATCAACGAGCGCCGCCAGGCCGATCAGGGCGTCGGCAACATGGCGCATCTGACGGTCTCCTCGCCGCCGTTGACGACCACCGTGACCAGCCTCGCCGAAGACGGTTCATCGTTCGGGTTGAAGCTCGGCGCGGTCAGTTCATCGCTGACGGGAGCGACCGTGACACAGCCGACCGGCGCGCCGCCGGCCGTCACCGTCGATCTCGGCGCCGTCAATCCGAACAGTGGCGACAAGATCACGTTCAACTTCAACCTGCCCGACGGCACCACCGAGTCGATCGCGCTGACCGCGACGACGACGAATCCGCCGCCGACAGGCTCATTTCTGATCGGCGTCGATACGGTTGCGACCACCGCGAACCTGCAGGCCGCATTGACGTCTTCGATCCAGACGTTGGGCGACACGGCGCTGGTCGCCGCGTCTGCGATCGCGGCATCAGACAATTTCTTCAATCCGTCCGCGACCGTCACGGGGACTGCGGTCAACAATCAGGCCACGGTGCCGGGGCCGATCACCGGCGCTACGCTGCTCTCGGGCGCTGCGGGAACGGATTCGCTGGCCGCGAGCTTTGCGGCCGGCGATACGATTACGATCAACGGCACGCCGATCACCTTCGTCGCATCCGGCGCGACCGGCAACCAGCTCAACATCACCGACAGCGTGCAGGCCTTGCTGGCAAAGATCGATTCGATCACCGGCACCGGTACGCCGTCGACCGTCACCGGCGGCGTGATAGCGCTGCACGGTGCTGACGGCGCCAGCCTGACAGGTTCCAGTTCGAACACGGCCGCGTTCGCGGCGCTGGGCTTCAGCGCCACGGCGAGTGCAAATCCGGCGCCGTTGCGCGTCAACGGTCCGCCGTTTGCCACGGCCACCAATCTGATCGGCGGCACGTCCGCCAACACCGTCTCGTGGTACACGGGCGAAGTCGGTACCGATCCGGCGCGCGGCACCGCGATCGCGCGCATCGACCAGTCGATCACGGTGCAGTATGGCGCGCGCGCCAACGAGCAGGCGTTGCGCTATGAGTTGCAGAACATCGCGGTGTATTCCGCGGTCACGACCAATGCCGCCAATCCGAACTCGAAGGCGCAGGTGAACGCGCTGCAGCAGCGGATTTCGGCAAATCTGGCGCCACAGAGCGGCCAGCAATCGATTCAGGACATGCAGGCGGAGTTCGCCGGCGCGCAGAGTGCCATCAAGGCCTCGACCGACCGCCAGACCCAGCTCAAGGGAATGGCGCAGACTATGCTCGATCAGATCGAGGGCATCAACCAGGACGAGGTCGCGACCAAGATCCTGGCGCTGCAGACCAGCCTGCAGGCCTCGTATCAAACCACGTCGATGCTCTACCAGACCACGCTGACCAAGTACCTGCCGATCTGA
- the flgK gene encoding flagellar hook-associated protein FlgK produces MGLSQALAIAMSGLRATQASISLVGSNVANAETPGYVRKTVIQVAGTNGDYGSSVLLNGVDRQLDQYLQTQLRTETSGAAYADIRSTFLANLQNVYGNPAETGTIEDSFNKLLTAFQGLSTSPDSQSARIGAVAAAQTMAQTLNAATQGIQNLRANAEMGINDSITTANNAMAQIAFINNQLQNNGKTDAATASLLDQRDQYITQLSSLMDIRTVVNDLNQVTVFTNSGVQLVGTEAAQLSFNPQGTITPNTLYSSDPTKSNVGTIAINFPHGGSYDLVSTNSIRSGKIAAYLELRDNTLVKAQAQIDQFAAAMSSALSDKTTAGTAAPASVLPQAGYDLDLTGLQSGNVMHVTYKDNTTGITHNLSIVRVDDPSVLPLSNTATLDPNDAVLGINFAGGMASVVTQLNAALGSSANLQFSNPSGSTLRVLDDGAPNRSDVLAASVTTTMSSLTSGNAQLPLFTDNGGLFTGALTANGSQQTGLAGRISVNLGLLGDPSRTIVYSTSPLTASGDTTRSDFILTQLQSGNYRYSPQTGIGTTGAPFTGTLVNFAKQFISQQGEAATAAKQLADGQSVVLNTLQKKVTDASGVNIDDEMAHLLALQNAYSANARVMSSIKQMYDTLIQAM; encoded by the coding sequence ATGGGTTTGAGCCAAGCTCTCGCTATCGCGATGTCGGGCCTGCGTGCGACGCAAGCTTCGATCTCGCTGGTCGGATCGAACGTCGCCAATGCGGAAACGCCGGGTTACGTCAGGAAGACGGTCATCCAGGTCGCCGGTACCAACGGCGATTACGGCTCGAGCGTTCTCCTCAACGGCGTCGACCGGCAGCTCGATCAATATCTGCAGACCCAGTTGCGAACGGAAACCTCAGGCGCAGCTTACGCCGACATCCGCTCGACCTTCCTTGCCAATCTGCAGAATGTCTACGGAAATCCGGCTGAAACCGGCACCATCGAGGATTCGTTCAACAAGCTCCTGACCGCCTTCCAGGGCCTGTCGACGAGCCCGGACTCGCAGTCGGCGCGGATCGGCGCGGTCGCCGCCGCGCAGACCATGGCGCAGACGCTCAATGCGGCGACGCAGGGGATTCAGAACCTTCGCGCCAACGCCGAGATGGGCATCAACGATTCCATCACCACCGCGAACAACGCGATGGCCCAGATCGCGTTCATCAATAACCAGCTACAGAACAACGGCAAGACTGATGCGGCGACGGCGTCGCTGCTCGACCAGCGCGATCAGTACATTACCCAGTTGTCGAGCTTGATGGACATCAGAACCGTCGTCAACGACCTCAACCAGGTGACCGTATTCACGAACTCGGGCGTGCAGCTCGTCGGTACCGAGGCTGCGCAGCTAAGCTTCAATCCGCAGGGCACGATCACGCCCAACACGCTGTACAGCTCAGATCCGACCAAGAGCAACGTCGGCACCATCGCCATCAATTTCCCGCACGGCGGCAGCTACGATCTGGTGTCGACCAACTCGATTCGTTCAGGCAAGATCGCTGCCTATCTCGAGCTGCGCGACAATACGCTGGTGAAGGCGCAGGCGCAGATCGACCAATTCGCGGCGGCGATGTCGAGCGCGCTGTCGGACAAGACGACCGCCGGCACTGCTGCGCCCGCGTCCGTGCTACCGCAGGCCGGTTATGATCTCGATCTCACGGGATTGCAGTCGGGCAACGTCATGCACGTTACCTACAAGGACAACACCACCGGCATCACGCACAATCTGTCGATCGTGCGCGTCGACGATCCGAGCGTGCTGCCGCTGAGCAATACCGCAACGCTCGATCCGAACGATGCGGTGCTCGGCATCAATTTTGCCGGCGGCATGGCTTCGGTGGTTACCCAACTCAACGCCGCGCTCGGGTCGAGTGCCAATCTGCAGTTTTCGAATCCGTCCGGTTCGACGCTGCGCGTTCTGGATGACGGCGCGCCGAATCGCTCGGATGTGCTGGCGGCCTCGGTCACCACGACGATGTCCTCGCTCACCAGCGGCAACGCGCAGCTGCCGTTGTTCACCGATAATGGCGGGCTCTTTACCGGTGCGCTCACCGCCAACGGATCGCAGCAGACCGGTCTTGCGGGCCGTATCAGCGTCAATCTCGGGCTGCTCGGCGATCCCTCGCGCACCATCGTGTATTCCACCAGCCCGTTGACGGCTTCGGGCGACACCACGCGTTCCGACTTCATTCTTACGCAGCTGCAGTCGGGGAACTATCGCTATTCGCCGCAGACCGGCATCGGCACCACCGGCGCTCCGTTCACCGGCACGCTGGTCAACTTCGCCAAGCAGTTCATCAGTCAGCAGGGCGAGGCCGCGACCGCCGCCAAGCAACTCGCCGACGGCCAGTCCGTGGTGCTGAATACCCTGCAGAAGAAGGTGACCGATGCCTCGGGCGTCAATATCGACGACGAGATGGCGCATCTGCTCGCGCTGCAGAACGCCTATTCCGCCAACGCGCGCGTAATGTCGTCCATCAAGCAGATGTACGACACGCTGATCCAGGCAATGTGA